The window CTTGGCGATGCCCGGGTAGTCGCTCGGGCCGATGACGACCGCGCCAGCGCCGTCCCCGAGCAGGAACGAGATGGTGCGATCGGTCGGGTCGACGACGTCGGACAGCTTCTCGGCGCCGACGACGAGCGCGTAGTGCGCAGCGCCGGTGCGGATGAGCGCATCCGCCTGGGCGACGGCGTAGGCGTACCCGGCGCACGCGGCGTTCATGTCGTACGCCGCGGCGGGGTTGGCGCCCACCCGGTCGGCGAGCACGGCCGCGATGGACGGGGTCTGCTGCACGTTCGAGACGGTCGCGACGATCACGGCGTCGATCAGCTTCGGGTCGACGCCCGACTTCTCGATCGCCTCCTTCGACGCCTCGGTGGCGAGGTCGACGGCGAGCACGTCGCGGCCCGCCCGCGTGCGGGTGATGATGCCGGTGCGCTGGCGGATCCACTCGTCGGACGAGTTGATCGGGCCGACCAGGTCGTCGTTCGGGACGACGTTCTCGCCACGGGCGGCGCCGATCGAGAGGATGCGCGTGTACTGCGGGCCGTGGGACTGCTGCAGGGTGGGGTGGGTCATCGGGGGAGCTCCTTGCGGCCTTACGCGGCCTGGTCGATGAGGTCGAACGCGGCGGCCAGGTCGTCGGGCGTCTTGATGGCGACGGTCGGCACGCCCTTGAGGCCGCGCTTGGCGAGGCCGACGAGCGCTCCGGCGGGGGCGACCTCGATCAGGCCGGTGACGCCGGCCTCCTCGAAGGCCTTCATGTCGAGGTCCCAGCGCACCGGCGACGACACCTGGCCGACCAGCAGCCGCAGGAACTCGGCGCCGTCGGTCACCTCCGTGCCGTCCTTGTTGGTCCAGAGCCGCAGGGTCGGGTCGCCGGTGGTCAGCGTCGCAGCGAACTGCTCCAGCGCGGGCACGGCGGGCGCCATGTAGCGGGTGTGGAAGGCGCCGGCGACCTGAAGGGGGATGACGCGGGCGCGAGCCGGCGGGTTCTCGGCCAGCTGGGCCAGCGCATCCAGGGCGCCGGCGACCACGATCTGGCCGCCGCCGTTGTAGTTGGCGGGGGAGAGGCCCAGCTCCTCCAGCCGCGCCAGCAGCTCGTTCTCGTCGGCGCCGATCACGGCGCTCATGCCGGTCTCGACCTCGGCGGCCGCCCGGGCCATGGCCGCGCCGCGCTCGCGCACGAAGGCGACGGCGTCGGTCTCGCTGAGGACGCCCGCACCGGCCGCGGCGGTGAGCTCGCCGACCGAGTGGCCCGCGATGCCGCCGATGCGGTCACGACGGCCGTCCGCGAACAGGGCGGACAGCGTCAGCAGGCCGGCCGAGACGATGAGCGGCTGCGCGACCGCGGTGTCGCGGATCGTGTCGGCGTCGCTCACGGTGCCGTGCGCGACGAGGTCGATGCCGACCGCGTCGGAGATGCCGGTGAGCTGATCGCGGAACGAGGACTCGGCGAGCCAGGGGGTGAGGAACCCGGGGGTCTGGGATCCCTGCCCGGGGCACACGATGACGATCACGGTTTCCAGTCTGCCAATCTTCCGCGGGGCGGATGTGTCGGATGGATACGAAGTCTTCGGAGAATGCTTGTGGTTGTCTACAAGCGGGAGACGGTGCTCACCCGCCGCGGCGGGGCGAGTCGGGCTCGTTGATCGAGCCGACGATGAGCGCGGCCTGCAGGATGAGCGCCTCGCGCGCGCCGGTCGCATCCCACCCGATCACCTCGGAGACGCGCTTCAGGCGGTACCGCACGGTGTTGGGGTGCACGAAGAGCTCGCGGGCGGTCGCCTCCAGCGACCGGCCGTTGTCGAGGTAGCACCACAGGGTGGTCAGCAGCTCGGTCGAGTACGCCTGCAGCGGCCGGTAGATGCGGCTGATCAGCGTGGCCCGGGCGAGGCCGTCCCCCGCGAGCGCGCGCTCCGGAAGCAGGTCGTCGGCGTGCACCGGACGCGGGCAGTTGCGCCACGCCTTGGCGACCGCGAAACCGGCGAGAGCCGCCTTGGCGCTCTTGGACGCATCCACCAGGCTGGGCACCTCGTGACCGAGCACCAGGTGCCCGGCGCCGAAGCCCGGCTCCAGCTGCTGGGCGATCTCCAGGAACGAGACGACCGGCGCCGGCCCGATCGCATCCTCGGGCGTGCTGTTGCTCGGCCAGGCGCGGCCGATCACCAGCACCAGACGGCTGCCCTGCACGCCGATCAGCACATCCGCCGACATGTGGCGGGCCGTGCGGCGGAGCTGGTCGACGTCGAGCATCTTGGGCGCGGTGCCGACCAGGACGCTGACCTCGCCGTGACCGTGCCAGCCGAGCGCGGCGATGCGGCTGGGGAGCTCGTCGTCGTACTCGCCGGTCAGGATGCTGTCGACGACCAGCGCCTCCAGCCGTGCGTCCCACAGGCCGCGCGCCTCGGCGGCGCGGGCGTAGACGTCGGCCGCGGCGAACGCGATCTCGCGCGAGTACAGCAGGATCGCCTCCCGCAGGTCCTCGCCGCCTCCGCTCTTCACCCGCTCCTCGACCACCTCGACGGTGATCTTGATCAGCTGGAGCGTCTGCTGCAGGCTCACGCTCCGCAGCAGCTCGCGCGGTGCCGCGCCGAACACGTCGGCGGCGATCCACGGCGTCGACCGCGGGTCGTCGTACCACGAGATGAACGACGAGATGCCCGCCTGGGCCACCAGGCCGACGGCGCTGCGCCGGCCCGGTGGCATGTCGCGGTACCAGGGAAGGGTGTCCTCGAGTCGCTTGAGCGTGGTCGTCGCCAGCTCACCCGAGATCTTGCGCAACCACGCGAGCGTCTCGGGCTTCGTCCTCTCCACCGGGCTGCCTGCCACGGCGGTGTTACGCCTCGCCGCCCGCCGAGCCGGTGGTGCCGGCGTTCACGTCGTGCAGCAGGTACTTCTCGATCGCCCACGCCGGAGCGTTCGGGTCGACCTTCCCCTGCGCGGCGAGCAGTTCGAGCGTCCGCACCACCATCGACGGTCCGTCGATCTTGAAGAATCGGCGGGCGGCGGGGCGGGTGTCCGAGAAGCCGAAGCCGTCGGCGCCCAGGGTGGCGTACTCGCCGGGGACGAACTGACGGATCATATCCGGCACCGCGTGCGAGTAGTCGGTCACGGCGACGAACGGACCCTCGGAGCCCTGGAACTTGCGGGTGACGTACGGCACCTGCTTCTCCTGCTGCGGGTAGAGGAAGTTGTGCTCCTCCGCGGCCAGGCCGTCGCGGCGCAGCTCGCCCCACGAGGTGACGCTCCACACGTCGGCGGACACGCCCCAGTCCTGCGCGAGCAGGTGCTGGGCCTCGAGCGCCCATGGCACCGACACGCCGGAGGCGAGCAGCTGGGCCTTCGGTCCATCGCCCTCGCCGGCGCGGAGCTTGTAGACGCCGCGGACGATGCCGTCCACATCCACGCCCTCCGGCTCGGCCGGCTGCACGATCGGCTCGTTGTACACCGTGAGGTAGTACATGACGTTCGGGTCGGGGTGGTTGCCGCCGTACATCCGCTCGAGGCCGGCGCGCACGATGTGGCCGATCTCGTAGCCGTAGGCCGGGTCGTACTGCACGACGGCGGGGTTGGTCGCCGCGAGCAGCGGGGAGTGGCCGTCGGCGTGCTGCAGGCCCTCGCCGGTCAGCGTGGTGCGGCCGGCGGTCGCGCCGATGAGGAAGCCGCGCGCCATCTGGTCGCCTGCCGCCCACAGGGCGTCGCCGGTGCGCTGGAAGCCGAACATCGAGTAGAAGACGTACACCGGGATGAGCGGTTCGCCCTGCGTCGAGTACGACGTTCCGACGTTGGTGAACGCGGCCAGCGCGCCCGCCTCGTTGATGCCGACGTGGATGATCTGGCCCTGCGGGCTCTCCTTGTAGGCGAGGAGGAGCTCGCGGTCGACCGACGTGTAGTGCTGGCCGTTCGGGTTGTAGATCTTCGCGTTCGGGAAGAACGCGTCCATGCCGAAGGTGCGGGCCTCGTCCGGGATGATCGGGACGATGCGGTGGCCGAAGTCCTTCGAGCGGAGCAGGTCCTTCAGGAGGCGGACGAACGCCATCGTGGTGGCGACCTCCTGCGTTCCGGAGCCCTTCTTCGAGATCGCGTAGGCGGAGTCGTCCGGCAGGTTCAGCTGCGTGTACTTCGCGCGGCGCTCCGGCACGTAGCCGCCCAGGTCGCGGCGACGCTCGTGCAGGTAGCGGATCGTCTCGTCCTCAGCGCCCGGGTTGAAGTACGGCGGGAGGTACGGGTTCTCCTCGAGCTGCGCATCCGACACCGGGATGCGCATGGCGTCGCGGAACGCCTTCAGGTTGTCGAGGGTCATCTTCTTCATCTGGTGGGTCGCGTTGCGGCCCTCGAAGGACGGACCCAGGCCGTAGCCCTTGATCGTCTTCGCGATGATGACGGTCGGCTGGCCCTTGTGCTCGACGGCCGCCTTGAACGCGGCGTACACCTTGCGGTAGTCGTGGCCACCGCGCTTGAGGCCCCACACCTGGTCGTCGCTGTAGTCCTTGACGAGCTCGAGGGTGCGCGGGTCGCGGCCGAAGAAGTTCTCGCGCACGTAGGCGCCGTTCTCGGTCTTGTACGTCTGGTAGTCGCCGTCCGGCGTCTGGTTCATCAGGTTGACCAGCGCGCCGTCGGTGTCGCGGGCGAGCAGGTCGTCCCACTCGCGGCCCCAGATCACCTTGATGACGTTCCAGCCGGCGCCGCGGAAGTAGCTCTCCAGCTCCTGGATGATCTTGCCGTTGCCGCGCACCGGGCCGTCGAGGCGCTGGAGGTTCGCGTTGATGACGAAGGTCAGGTTGTCGAGCTTCTCGTTGGCAGCGACCTGGAGCTGGCCGCGCGACTCCACCTCGTCCATCTCGCCGTCGCCGAGGAACGCCCAGACGTGCTGGTCGGACGCATCCTTGATGCCGCGGTTGGTGAGGTACTTGTTGAGCTGGGCCTGGTAGATCGCGTTGATCGGGCCGAGACCCATCGACACGGTCGGGAACTGCCAGAAGTCCGGCATCAGGCGCGGGTGCGGGTAGCTGGAGAGGCCTCCGCCGGCGTGCGACTTCTCCTGGCGGAAGCCGTCGAGCTGGTCGGCGCTCAGGCGCCCCTCGAGGAAGGCGCGGGCGTAGACGCCGGGGGAGGCGTGGCCCTGGAAGAAGACCTGGTCTCCGCCGCCCGGGTGGTCCTGGCCGCGGAAGAAGTGATTGAAGCCGACCTCGAACAGCGTCGCGCTGGAGGCGTAGCTGGAGAGGTGGCCGCCGACGGCGATGCCGGGGCGCTGCGCGCGGTGCACCATGACGGCCGCGTTCCAGCGGACCCAGGCGCGGTAGCGGCGCTCGATCTCCTCGTCGCCGGGGAACTCCGCCTCGTTCTCGGGGGAGATGGTGTTGATGTAGTCGGTGGTCGGCACCATCGGGACGCCGACGTGCAGGTCCTTCGAGCGCTTCAGCAGGCTGAGCATGATCTCGCGAGCACGCTCGTGGCCCTGGGCCGCAACCAGTTGGTCGAGGGATTCACGCCACTCGGCGGTCTCCTCCGGGTCCGAATCGATGTTGTTCACCGAGTACGGGTCCTGGTCGTTTACAGTCACCCTCGACCTCTTTCTTGTGTCGGATGGATCGTGGACGTGCCGGAGCGCTGTCGGTTCTCGACAACTGCGGGCACCATCGTTCAGCCTAGCCTCACTCGGGAGGTACTGATGACCGTCGCTTGGCGCTCGGAGAACGCGGGTCTATGCTGTGTGCTCGTGCCTGCGCGGAGCCACGTCGCGCCGGCCTGAAAGGACGACCGATGGCCCTCGAGAACGACACCCAGGCACCCGACTTCGAACTGCTCAACCAGTACGGAGAGACGGTGCGGCTCAGCGACTTCCGCGGGCGCAAGGCGGTGGCGCTGGTGTTCTTCCCGCTCGCGTTCTCGGGCACCTGCACGGGCGAGCTGTGCGAGCTGCGCGACAACCTGGGCCTGTTCGCGGACCACCGCGTCGAGCTGCTGGCGATCTCCGTCGACTCCAAGTTCACGCTGCGCGCGTGGGCGGAGCAGGAGGGCTACGGCTTCTCGCTGCTGGCGGACTTCTGGCCGCACGGCGAGATCGCCAAGGAGTACGGCGTGTTCCTCCCGGAGAAGGGGATCGCCAACCGGGCGACCTTCCTCATCGACGAGCGCGGCATCATCCGCGCCTCCTTCATCACCGCGCCGGGGGAGGCCCGCTCGATCGAGGCCTACCGCGCGGCGCTCGACCGCCTCCCCGCGCACGTCTGACACACCTCTCGTCGGCCCCGCTGGGCGACGATTTGTGCCAAATAGTGGTTATGGGCGCCGCATAACCGCGATTTGGCACAAATCCTCGGGGCGGTGGCGGGTTCGGTAGGGTGGAGGGCGTTCAGGGCCTTTAGCTCAGCTGGTAGAGCGCCACGTTTACACCGTGGATGTCGTCGGTTCGATCCCGGCAGGGCCCACTTCTTCACTCGCCGTCGCTGAAGCGTCCTGGCCCAGCAGCGCGAACAGCGCGTCGACGGCGGCGGCCATGTCCACGGTGGGGTCCTGCAGCCACTGCAGCTGCAGGCCGTCCGAGACCGCCTGCACCAGGCGCGCGAGGGTGTCGGCGTCGACGGAGTGCGGGAGCTCGCCCCGCTGCTGCTGCGCCTCGAACGTCCGCGCGAACATCGCACGCAGGGCTGCGCTGCGCTCCACGAAGTAGTCGTGCGCGGGATGCGCCGGATCGCCGGCCTCCACGGCCAGGCGCGAGAACAGCTGCACCAACCCGGGCACCTCGGCGTTGTGGCGCACGACGCCGACGTAGCCTTCCCGCAGCCGCTCGGGGGTGGGATCGGCGTCGACCTCGCCGAAGCGGCGCGAGTCCACCTCATCCCTCTTGCGCAGGATGGCCGTGAACAGCTCGTCCTTGCTGTCGAAGTAGTGCAGCAGGCCGGCCTGGCTGAGGCCGACGGCGTCCGCGAGCTCCTTCACCGAGGCGCCGCGGTATCCCTCCCGGGCGATCACCTCGAGGGCGCTCTCCAGGATCTCGTCCCGCTTCGCCACGCCTTTCGCGTAGGAACCACGTCGTGCCATGCCTCCACCATAAACCGAATGGCGCTTGCATTCTGAAAACCGAGTGACGTAAGGTTTTGCTCACCATCCACGGTGGATGGTGAGAGGACCCCTTCGACAATGACGTCTGACACCTCCGTCCCGCTCGGCGAATCCAGCGCCGATCCGGCACCGATCACCACCAACACCTTCGTCGGCACCGCCTCCGGCAACGACGACCCGCCCGCCCCCATCAAGGGCCTCCGCCGGCTGATGGTGTGGATCATCCCCGCCAACCTCGGCATCTACCTGATCTGGGGAGCGCTGCCCGGCATCCTGCTCCCGCAGCAGATCACGCAGCTGTTCGGCGAGCAGGACAAGGTCGCCAACCTGGCGATCGCCGCGACGATCGGCGCGTTCGCCGCGATGATCGCCCAGCCGATCGCCGGTCAGATCTCCGACCGGACGCGCTCCCGCTTCGGACGGCGCGCACCGTGGATCGTGATCGGGTCGCTCGCGGGAGGGCTGTCGCTGGTCGGGCTGGCCTTCGCGAACTCGCTGGTCGGCGTCGTCATCGCCTGGACCCTGGTGCAGATCAGTTACAACTTCGCCCAGGGCCCGCTCACCGCGATCATGCCCGACCGCGTGCCGCTGAAGCGCCGCGGCACCTTCGCCGCGCTCTCCGGCATCGGCCTCATGGTGGGCGCGCTCGGCGGCCAGATCGTCGGATCGCTGTTCTTCAACAGCCTCACGGTCGGCTACATCTTCTTCGCGGTGTTCTCGCTCGCCGTGCTCAGCCTGTTCGTCCTCGCGAACCCGGACTACTCGAGCGCGCGGCTGGAGCGCGAGCCGTTCACGCTGGTCGACTTCCTCAAGACCTTCTGGGTGAACCCGGTCGCGCATCCCGACTTCTTCTGGGCGTTCACCGGCCGCCTGCTGCTGTACACCGGCTACTTCGCGGTGACCGGGTTCCAGCTCTTCCTGCTCACCGACTACTTCCACGTCGCGCATCCCGAGCAGCTCATCCCGCTCCTCGGACTGCTCAGCCTGGTGGGCATCATCGTCTCCACCGTCGTCTCCGGCCCGCTGTCGGACCGGTTCGGCCGCCGCAAGCCGTTCGTGTTCGCCTCGGCCGCCGTCGTCAGCCTGGCCTTCCTGCTGCCGTGGGTGTGGCCGGACGTGACCGCCTGGATCATCATGACGATCATCTCCGGCTTCGGGTTCGGGATGTTCCAGGCCGTCGACACGGCCCTCATGAGCGAGGTTCTCCCGTCCGCGAAGTCGTTCGCGAAGGACCTCGGCGTCGTCAACATCGCCGCGACGCTCCCGCAGACACTGGCCCCCGGAGTGGCCGGAGCCATCGTCCTCGCCTTCGGCTACAGCGCGCTCTTCCCGATCGCGATCGTCCTCGGCATCCTGGGGGCGTTGGCCGTGTGGCCCATCAAGGCGACCCGCTGACCATCACCATCGAAAGGAAACCCATGACCGACACCCTGACCGGCCCCCGCGCCGATCTGACCGGCCTGACCGTCGAGCAGAAGGCGGCGCTCACCAGCGGCGAGAGCTTCTGGCGCACGAAGGCCGTCGGCGACATCCCGTCCGTCATGCTCACCGACGGTCCGCACGGCCTGCGCAAGCAGCGCGAGGGCGGCGACCACCTCGGGATCGGCGACAGCGTGCCCGCCACCTGCTTCCCGCCCGCGGTGGCGCTGGGCTCCTCCTGGGATGCCGAGCTGGCCGAGCGCATCGGCACGGCCCTCGGGGTCGAGTCGTCGATCGAGGACGTCGCTGTCATCCTCGGCCCCGGCATCAACATCAAGCGGTCGCCGCTGTGCGGCCGCAACTTCGAGTACCTGAGCGAGGACCCGATCGTCTCCGGCGTGCTCGGCGCCGGGATCGTGCGCGGCATCCAGTCGCAGGGCGTCGGCGCGTCGCTGAAGCACTTCGCCGCGAACAACCAGGAGGACGACCGGATGCGGTCCTCGTCCGACGTGGACCCGCGCCCGCTGCGCGAGATCTACCTGCGCGGCTTCCAGCGGGTGGTGGAGGATGCGCAGCCGCACACGGTCATGTGCTCCTACAACCGCATCAACGGCGTGTTCGCGTCCGAGAACCGCTGGCTGCTGACGGATGTGCTGCGCGGGGAGTGGGGCTTCGAGGGCCTCGTCGTCTCGGACTGGGGCGCGGTGAGCGACCGCGTCGCGGCTCTGCGCGCCGGTCTGGACCTGGAGATGCCGGGCAACGGCGGCCAGTCCGACGCCGAGGTGGTGGCCGCCGTCGCGGAGGGCAGCCTCGACGAGGCGCTGCTGGATGCGTCCGCGCAGCGGAACGCGGACCTGGCCGTGCGCTGGGCGGCGACGCCGCGCGTCGAGGGTCCGCTCGACGTGGATGCGCACCACGAGCTGGCGCGTGAGGCGGCGGCCCGGTCGATCGTGCTGCTCAAGAACGACGGAGCCGAGCCCCTCCTGCCTCTCGCGGCGGACCGTTCGCTCGCGGTCATCGGCGCCTTCGCGGAGAAGCCGCGCTACCAGGGCGCGGGTTCGTCGATGATCCACCCGACCCGGTTGGACGACGCGCTCACGGCGATCCGCGCGGTCGCGCCGGACGCCGTCTACGCGGCCGGCTTCTCGCTGGCGGCGGATGCGCCGGAGGACGAGACGGCCCGCCTGCGCGAGGAGGCGGTCCAGGCCGCCGCTGCGGCGGACGTCGCCGTGGTCTTCGCCGGGCTGCCTGCACGCCTCGAGTCCGAGGGCTACGACCGGGAGGACATCGACCTCCCGGCCGACCAGCTCGCCCTCATCGATGCGGTCGTCGCCGCCAACCCGCGGACCGTCGTGGTGCTGTCGAACGGAGCCGTCGTCGCGCTGCCGTTCGCAGAGCGGGTGCCCGCGATCGTCGAGGCGTGGCTGCTCGGTCAGGCCGGCGGGTCGGCCACCGCCGACGTGCTGTTCGGCGCGGTGAACCCGTCCGGCAAGCTGACCGAGACCATCCCGCTGCGCCTCGAGGACACCCCCGCGTTCCTCAACTTCCCCGGCGAGGAGGGCCACGTCCGCTACGGCGAGGGGCTGTTCGTCGGCTACCGCTGGTACGACGCCCGGCGGATGGCCGTCGCGTTCCC is drawn from Leifsonia shinshuensis and contains these coding sequences:
- a CDS encoding peroxiredoxin, which translates into the protein MALENDTQAPDFELLNQYGETVRLSDFRGRKAVALVFFPLAFSGTCTGELCELRDNLGLFADHRVELLAISVDSKFTLRAWAEQEGYGFSLLADFWPHGEIAKEYGVFLPEKGIANRATFLIDERGIIRASFITAPGEARSIEAYRAALDRLPAHV
- a CDS encoding ACP S-malonyltransferase, whose product is MIVIVCPGQGSQTPGFLTPWLAESSFRDQLTGISDAVGIDLVAHGTVSDADTIRDTAVAQPLIVSAGLLTLSALFADGRRDRIGGIAGHSVGELTAAAGAGVLSETDAVAFVRERGAAMARAAAEVETGMSAVIGADENELLARLEELGLSPANYNGGGQIVVAGALDALAQLAENPPARARVIPLQVAGAFHTRYMAPAVPALEQFAATLTTGDPTLRLWTNKDGTEVTDGAEFLRLLVGQVSSPVRWDLDMKAFEEAGVTGLIEVAPAGALVGLAKRGLKGVPTVAIKTPDDLAAAFDLIDQAA
- a CDS encoding helix-turn-helix domain-containing protein gives rise to the protein MERTKPETLAWLRKISGELATTTLKRLEDTLPWYRDMPPGRRSAVGLVAQAGISSFISWYDDPRSTPWIAADVFGAAPRELLRSVSLQQTLQLIKITVEVVEERVKSGGGEDLREAILLYSREIAFAAADVYARAAEARGLWDARLEALVVDSILTGEYDDELPSRIAALGWHGHGEVSVLVGTAPKMLDVDQLRRTARHMSADVLIGVQGSRLVLVIGRAWPSNSTPEDAIGPAPVVSFLEIAQQLEPGFGAGHLVLGHEVPSLVDASKSAKAALAGFAVAKAWRNCPRPVHADDLLPERALAGDGLARATLISRIYRPLQAYSTELLTTLWCYLDNGRSLEATARELFVHPNTVRYRLKRVSEVIGWDATGAREALILQAALIVGSINEPDSPRRGG
- a CDS encoding glycoside hydrolase family 3 C-terminal domain-containing protein yields the protein MTDTLTGPRADLTGLTVEQKAALTSGESFWRTKAVGDIPSVMLTDGPHGLRKQREGGDHLGIGDSVPATCFPPAVALGSSWDAELAERIGTALGVESSIEDVAVILGPGINIKRSPLCGRNFEYLSEDPIVSGVLGAGIVRGIQSQGVGASLKHFAANNQEDDRMRSSSDVDPRPLREIYLRGFQRVVEDAQPHTVMCSYNRINGVFASENRWLLTDVLRGEWGFEGLVVSDWGAVSDRVAALRAGLDLEMPGNGGQSDAEVVAAVAEGSLDEALLDASAQRNADLAVRWAATPRVEGPLDVDAHHELAREAAARSIVLLKNDGAEPLLPLAADRSLAVIGAFAEKPRYQGAGSSMIHPTRLDDALTAIRAVAPDAVYAAGFSLAADAPEDETARLREEAVQAAAAADVAVVFAGLPARLESEGYDREDIDLPADQLALIDAVVAANPRTVVVLSNGAVVALPFAERVPAIVEAWLLGQAGGSATADVLFGAVNPSGKLTETIPLRLEDTPAFLNFPGEEGHVRYGEGLFVGYRWYDARRMAVAFPFGHGLSYTTFSYGDATATVTESGDVEVRVTVTNTGDRAGREIVQVYTSLADSSVQRPVRELKGFASVELAAGESREVVIAVRRSDLAYWDIRAERWVVEGGEYTVEVGASSRDLRSRTTVSVDGDEVRLPLTRESSLGEVMAHPVAGPMVQSALAGMAQMMEGASAIMPEGVSMEKMMNSFPIGRVGMMAGGQVTTEMIDGLLAAANAQQG
- the aceE gene encoding pyruvate dehydrogenase (acetyl-transferring), homodimeric type translates to MTVNDQDPYSVNNIDSDPEETAEWRESLDQLVAAQGHERAREIMLSLLKRSKDLHVGVPMVPTTDYINTISPENEAEFPGDEEIERRYRAWVRWNAAVMVHRAQRPGIAVGGHLSSYASSATLFEVGFNHFFRGQDHPGGGDQVFFQGHASPGVYARAFLEGRLSADQLDGFRQEKSHAGGGLSSYPHPRLMPDFWQFPTVSMGLGPINAIYQAQLNKYLTNRGIKDASDQHVWAFLGDGEMDEVESRGQLQVAANEKLDNLTFVINANLQRLDGPVRGNGKIIQELESYFRGAGWNVIKVIWGREWDDLLARDTDGALVNLMNQTPDGDYQTYKTENGAYVRENFFGRDPRTLELVKDYSDDQVWGLKRGGHDYRKVYAAFKAAVEHKGQPTVIIAKTIKGYGLGPSFEGRNATHQMKKMTLDNLKAFRDAMRIPVSDAQLEENPYLPPYFNPGAEDETIRYLHERRRDLGGYVPERRAKYTQLNLPDDSAYAISKKGSGTQEVATTMAFVRLLKDLLRSKDFGHRIVPIIPDEARTFGMDAFFPNAKIYNPNGQHYTSVDRELLLAYKESPQGQIIHVGINEAGALAAFTNVGTSYSTQGEPLIPVYVFYSMFGFQRTGDALWAAGDQMARGFLIGATAGRTTLTGEGLQHADGHSPLLAATNPAVVQYDPAYGYEIGHIVRAGLERMYGGNHPDPNVMYYLTVYNEPIVQPAEPEGVDVDGIVRGVYKLRAGEGDGPKAQLLASGVSVPWALEAQHLLAQDWGVSADVWSVTSWGELRRDGLAAEEHNFLYPQQEKQVPYVTRKFQGSEGPFVAVTDYSHAVPDMIRQFVPGEYATLGADGFGFSDTRPAARRFFKIDGPSMVVRTLELLAAQGKVDPNAPAWAIEKYLLHDVNAGTTGSAGGEA
- a CDS encoding beta-ketoacyl-ACP synthase III, with amino-acid sequence MTHPTLQQSHGPQYTRILSIGAARGENVVPNDDLVGPINSSDEWIRQRTGIITRTRAGRDVLAVDLATEASKEAIEKSGVDPKLIDAVIVATVSNVQQTPSIAAVLADRVGANPAAAYDMNAACAGYAYAVAQADALIRTGAAHYALVVGAEKLSDVVDPTDRTISFLLGDGAGAVVIGPSDYPGIAKTVWGSDGSKADAVGMGNTLLEYRDGEKPWPTLRQEGQTVFRWAVWEMAKVAKQALDEAGVSPDQLAAFIPHQANMRIVDEFAKQLKLPDTVAIARDIETTGNTSAASIPLATHRLLQEHPELSGGLALQIGFGAGLVFGAQVVVLP
- a CDS encoding MFS transporter — protein: MTSDTSVPLGESSADPAPITTNTFVGTASGNDDPPAPIKGLRRLMVWIIPANLGIYLIWGALPGILLPQQITQLFGEQDKVANLAIAATIGAFAAMIAQPIAGQISDRTRSRFGRRAPWIVIGSLAGGLSLVGLAFANSLVGVVIAWTLVQISYNFAQGPLTAIMPDRVPLKRRGTFAALSGIGLMVGALGGQIVGSLFFNSLTVGYIFFAVFSLAVLSLFVLANPDYSSARLEREPFTLVDFLKTFWVNPVAHPDFFWAFTGRLLLYTGYFAVTGFQLFLLTDYFHVAHPEQLIPLLGLLSLVGIIVSTVVSGPLSDRFGRRKPFVFASAAVVSLAFLLPWVWPDVTAWIIMTIISGFGFGMFQAVDTALMSEVLPSAKSFAKDLGVVNIAATLPQTLAPGVAGAIVLAFGYSALFPIAIVLGILGALAVWPIKATR
- a CDS encoding TetR/AcrR family transcriptional regulator, coding for MARRGSYAKGVAKRDEILESALEVIAREGYRGASVKELADAVGLSQAGLLHYFDSKDELFTAILRKRDEVDSRRFGEVDADPTPERLREGYVGVVRHNAEVPGLVQLFSRLAVEAGDPAHPAHDYFVERSAALRAMFARTFEAQQQRGELPHSVDADTLARLVQAVSDGLQLQWLQDPTVDMAAAVDALFALLGQDASATASEEVGPAGIEPTTSTV